A genomic window from Salvelinus sp. IW2-2015 linkage group LG13, ASM291031v2, whole genome shotgun sequence includes:
- the LOC111971810 gene encoding microtubule-associated protein 1A-like — protein MEGVTEFTEYISETVDVPSPFDLLEPPTSGGFLKLSRPCCYVFPGGRGDSALFAVNGFNILVDGGSERKSCFWKLVRHLDRIDSILLTHIGADNLPGINGLLQRKIAEQEEEQSQGSASYSDWMKNLISPELGVIFFNVPEKLRMPESNLKVKRSIEEASLTLQYLNKLGIKPEPLCRLVSNPIEPLTLFHKMGVGKLDMYVLNPVKDSKEMQFLMQKWAGNSKAKTGIVLPNGKEGEISVPYLTSVTALVVWLPANPAEKIVRVLFPGNAPQNKILEGLEKLKHLDFLRYPVATQKDIASGAPPAVVKQTKLKQRTDSKESLKSSPKTTKAPKKEADDEVSATTEAKSDSVKEERKLKENEKPTKILKSKTDGPENKKLLKEKSLKKHSKERASKMDEKKDKEKKDIKKVKKDDXAKKEDKKKDPKVDKKKDTSKPELRKITKPDLKPLTPEVRKTLHRAKASSKPKTDKSKVKTAKAEPAEPKSEELAADTIQPEPLQNGAVEGMSASATPEDLTKPPESAVETPAEESVTESPTQEEEKEQETVSQTPTGTKSPEKGAATAMEFETESQRKEDKVAQEHKEDFQAQDVDIYEDEGAAIEDDEVEEKEGLIAERKTVEEGMEEEEDMGIGEEEEEGEDNRLDRKHEVEEMEKAEKPTAMAKEESRRPSSQEEEEEDEDVVEKAELEEVEDLDVIADEEVKDKPEAGEKETSAKNWESKAAEQTAGAKXEDEEDEEGYISNVGGATADIVSTLQGAAAAEPISFIQDETIPGYSETEQTISDEEIHEEAEDRIPHLQYEVGTYDISVPDQTGSFDTIHGMKEMQAAAITAKGFISGQEQVSVFTNIMSAPLAEEELVSSATSITEYDKLSSFPTSIAEDQLVTPVTTPQTEETGKSSLVNDTVNSVPLAIPTEATHGKEHFHSAGTISPTSSLEDDKCLKSPPSEECLPVVSDVKTEDKVIKAHDEEEEEEEDQTPNVDISREKLQERFASPQAFQDRERDVEKLPASESHVSKPVQDLKLXHPPVDEEVQLFKSKEDISTAVPSKPISPPPSFSKPFRSDSVTSEGEERCFSPDDSTVKMASPTQSGPPSATHSPTHSPLHQSPVEEKTKSFPGLEHQTQEDVHDSATKTDDEDAKKDQEGNNGKLDADIQKESQHESDAPPSGEKSFEKDLPVTKVEEKDGLSASKDEIQPKQETTPLPSESVTRKDEVSVLVKESLRGDISSGKAILGHSDEEDDDDHQEKESKVCSKAKFPKEKESSFLDDDDGEDDDDDTSDVKPIKQDMKETEKHDTHEAETTKEDTKRTEKVGTLKYLWAELIKDKCEPMKEENQKEIETILTSKDELSSCISTSKVEPASDSTTTQQIVQDKDTFVAEPMKDEXKEKDTFDTEPIREDKIEKERDTLDSEPTKEEXREKEKGDTCMAEYTQGKNKEKDTFFEIEVSQEEKMKKEKDDTHVADVSKERKMEKEQEKEDTSDFKDVKDEKDRDXXYEPEPIKXEERAKENETADKVKDEKSKEETEKYDSHEIEPANEEEEHTTTQTRTVEKLEVTSAIKLESTFQVQYSDGDEEEEEEDESICMAGAGSRPLSVEPRQSEHXIMSQHLLSTQPSENVLSDQTKDRHSEQTTGPASSLPKREASPEKDIKEQHKEGQHRLSPELEKDTRTTETTSGPHLSQEPTIGFPTLKEDTVSASSTTKEEPVSAISTTKEEPVSDSITTDSQAISSTLSRTDSQAISSTXSXSDNQAPDYNSTLSSVDSQAISSTLSSSDSQAVGSTLSSVDSQAVSSTLSSTDSQAGVEESTQHETLLPSMTTSKEASNTDEKTKHVSQEGEEKPGKEAERELETEREVASPGHTQPCSYFLLDKDSAKFPEEVGHIDATKADSASEKVEGFDTMRTEKEAISVSLQEENQGFSKYEPYEKPISKXQASDNKEDRAVSREFDRSAHIGIDDNRRTRQADAGAAAFDSEDEEKEEPLSFSSVDYTPPRFTESERSPSCSSSAFPEHNDKEKGQEEESDRKEGHATPHVENSFAYSETQDNKXTPAEPCSLPFNLKEDKPEKVEKDEMKDDAWSAPQTSTGETDKTGASPSIEEYLPVQSGRKETASLSWGQSNLGAQASATAMPFEDVPEKQTTEKEKDEPVKDKLDSSDSERGDSPSGRYSPAEKDMLPHQVLPKEKENQATAAPLAAYSGHLIDDNVLASENTQIGSSITSKSTMGYSEREDTSDSVYKRLLVVGEDYDDDDDDDDEDVDEDEDGEDAEEEEEEASDLDVEKGAREQSEKEICKTTSDDTTPYKLLVTEEEDKKAISPEPSLLKKEEPTHSMTTSSPPLVDTXDSLLKNVVGASPLQSGSSTAMQQTGSGGYPSESSEYSEDSQLGLKEERFDSPDLSLPTKSSEDKHYSQGDIEAERQRSPDTASRKPEEAPSSYLPSASASLSTSHQFREEVQTPVTVSSAPYRTDSEVASVEYSSFKDEDSSVKHSILSTSGVILKEEYLEASEKLTSTTTTTFSLTQVSPVLPTPAKDTIQQDTSSSPKMDKGQTSDTFHKLEGIVETKTMSAGASEPLSSQLSKPAETISTSRALFDVSPLQRADSPDRESQSSLGSKESYTYEMEDSTLPCRIECQKSSVTEPKEGMLSMTETHMVTIVSSTTTTVTQSDVVTKPQESTEASSNGPTEVSTSAQEVFSGASKASCATMSDLPKSDLLKSDQKMEEEEKETKKEKDKMVIKEEEKKESKVETLKEDKEMPEQKDKKKEMDEKKDMDEKKEMAGEKEKVEEKQLEKDGKEEEKKDQTDEESEKEKERKEGEKEKVEDKKAEKQEEKMSERRKSSLSDWEFLQGPGACPSAPPGYEDDREEEEEEAYKTEEAEEAEEEYGQEECVAPGQPTPLSTAEHAQHTKASAKTDGESSRPTDLHMEATSSSPPSYSSCEYKHRKGEISPSFINPSPHALSSDDGEEDKGSDHSLEGDEDDREQHSVKRRSHKQKRHLTQCGATGAGEGSQPVSMPPGGMATGLGVVLAGEETPPTSVSDSLASQSDSDVPPETEECPSITAEGNLDSDEDAEHLPVDKLSASATGGGHQPPSPRSAAKAHDPLPAPMKDPLPHPPHPDVCMVDPETLPNDQSSTEKLLKKDHKTTKSLRKGLGKPKSASPARKGKRSTTPVKQTSKDSSPRSASXRRRDTERSSRLTQKSEGLGSKGDLHAPGKGLVNGVKSNLGTNSQKSSSAVPPGPPIYVDLAYVPNHCSAKNVDQEFFKRVRAAYYVVSGNDPAGGEPSRGVLDALLEGKATWGSNLQVTLIPTHDTEVTRDWYQQTHEKQQDLNIMVLASSSTVVMQDESFPACKIEF, from the exons ATGGAGGGAGTCACAGAGTTCACGGAGTACATCTCCGAGACGGTGGACGTGCCTTCGCCCTTTGACCTCCTGGAGCCGCCCACATCTGGAGGCTTCCTGAAACTGTCCAGGCCCTGCTGCTATGTCTTCCCTGGGGGGAGGGGCGACTCGGCKCTGTTTGCGGTCAACGGCTTCAACATCCTAGTGGATGGAGGCTCTGAAAGGAAATCATGCTTCTGGAAGTTGGTCAGACACTTGGACCGCATCGACTCGATTTTACTCACTCACATCGGTGCAGACAATCTGCCAGGCATCAACGGGCTCCTTCAGAGGAAAATAGCAGAGCAGGAAGAGGAACAGTCACAAGGCTCTGCTAGCTACAGTGATTGGATGAAGAACCTGATCTCTCCAGAGCTTGGTGTGATCTTCTTCAATGTACCCGAGAAGCTACGTATGCCAGAATCAAACCTAAAGGTCAAGCGTAGCATCGAGGAGGCCTCACTCACGTTGCAGTACCTCAACAAACTGGGAATCAAGCCGGAGCCTCTCTGTAGACTGGTCAGTAACCCTATTGAGCCTTTAACTCTTTTCCATAAGATGGGAGTGGGCAAGTTAGACATGTATGTTCTGAACCCCGTCAAGGACAGTAAAGAGATGCAGTTTCTCATGCAAAAGTGGGCGGGTAACAGCAAGGCCAAAACTGGCATTGTGCTCCCCaatggaaaagagggagaaatatCKGTACCTTACCTGACGTCAGTTACAGCATTAGTCGTCTGGCTTCCTGCCAATCCCGCAGAAAAGATTGTCAGAGTGCTGTTCCCTGGAAACGCACCGCAAAACAAAATCCTGGAGGGGCTGGAGAAATTAAAGCACCTTGACTTCTTGCGATACCCGGTAGCCACACAAAAAGACATTGCCTCAGGAGCTCCACCCGCTGTTGTAAAACAGACAAAGCTGAAGCAAAGGACAGACAGCAAAGAGAGTCTCAAATCATCTCCCAAGACTACCAAAGCCCCAAAGAAAGAAGCAGACGATGAGGTTTCGGCGACCACAGAGGCAAAGAGTGACTCtgtgaaggaagagaggaaactGAAAGAGAATGAAAAACCCACAAAAATACTAAAATCCAAGACTGATGGAccagaaaataaaaaactattgAAGGAGAAATCCTTGAAAAAACACTCAAAGGAAAGGGCATCCAAGATGGATGAGAAAAAAGACAAGGAAAAGAAAGAYATCAAAAAAGTCAAGAAAGATGACYCAGCtaaaaaagaagacaaaaaaaaagacccCAAAGTTGACAAGAAAAAGGACACGTCCAAACCAGAGTTGAGAAAGATAACTAAACCTGACCTAAAACCCCTCACACCAGAGGTCAGAAAGACCCTGCACAGGGCAAAAGCGTCAAGTAAACCCAAAACCGACAAAAGCAAAGTCAAAACGGCCAAGGCAGAGCCTGCTGAACCCAAATCTGAGGAACTAGCAGCAGATACCATTCAGCCTGAGCCATTACAGAATGGGGCTGTTGAGGGCATGTCTGCTTCCGCCACTCCAGAGGATCTTACCAAGCCACCAGAGAGTGCAGTGGAGACACCAGCAGAAGAAAGCGTGACCGAATCCCCTAcccaggaggaggagaaagaacagGAAACTGTCTCTCAAACTCCAACGGGCACAAAGTCTCCTGAGAAGGGAGCAGCCACAGCAATGGAATTTGAGACTGAATCTCAAAGAAAAGAGGACAAAGTAGCACAAGAGCATAAAGAAGACTTTCAAGCACAGGATGTGGATATCTATGAGGATGAGGGAGCTGCCATTGAGGACGATGAGGTGGAGGAAAAAGAAGGCCTGATAGCAGAGAGGAAAACGgtagaggaagggatggaggaagaggaagatatggggataggggaggaggaagaggaaggagaagataaCAGACTAGACAGGAAACATGAGGTGGAGGAAATGGAGAAAGCTGAAAAGCCCACAGCTATGGCTAAAGAGGAAAGCAGAAGGCCTTCAtcccaggaggaggaagaggaagatgaagatgtTGTTGAAAAGGCCGAGCTGGAAGAGGTAGAAGACTTAGACGTGATAGCTGATGAAGAGGTCAAAGACAAACCTGAAGCGGGAGAGAAAGAAACATCGGCCAAGAACTGGGAAAGCAAAGCAGCCGAACAGACTGCTGGAGCCAAAGAMgaggatgaggaagatgaggaaggcTACATCTCAAATGTTGGAGGCGCTACAGCCGACATAGTATCAACACTGCAAGGAGCCGCTGCTGCCGAGCCCATCTCCTTCATTCAAGACGAAACCATTCCGGGCTACTCCGAAACTGAACAGACCATCTCGGATGAGGAGATTCACGAGGAGGCGGAAGACAGGATACCACACCTCCAATACGAAGTGGGTACATATGACATCTCTGTCCCAGATCAGACAGGCTCCTTTGACACCATCCACGGGATGAAGGAGATGCAAGCCGCAGCTATAACAGCCAAAGGTTTCATTAGTGGACAGGAACAAGTGTCGGTATTCACTAACATCATGTCTGCTCCCTTGGCTGAGGAAGAACTTGTTTCCTCAGCCACATCCATCACGGAGTATGATAAATTGTCCTCCTTTCCTACCTCTATTGCAGAGGACCAATTGGTTACTCCCGTCACTACACCTCAGACTGAGGAAACGGGCAAAAGCTCACTGGTTAACGATACTGTTAACAGCGTTCCCCTGGCAATTCCAACCGAGGCCACACATGGGAAAGAACACTTCCACTCMGCTGGGACCATCTCACCAACATCCTCCTTGGAGGACGACAAGTGCTTAAAGTCACCTCCATCTGAGGAGTGCCTTCCTGTTGTCTCTGATGTGAAGACTGAGGATAAGGTCATCAAGGCTCAcgatgaagaggaagaagaagaagaagaccaaACTCCTAACGTTGACATTTCACGTGAAAAACTACAGGAGCGTTTTGCCTCTCCTCAAGCGTTCCAGGATAGAGAAAGGGATGTGGAAAAGCTGCCTGCCTCTGAGTCTCACGTCTCCAAACCGGTTCAGGATTTGAAGCTGYATCACCCACCAGTTGATGAGGAGGTACAGCTCTTTAAGTCCAAAGAAGACATCTCAACGGCAGTGCCTTCAAAACCTATTTCACCTCCACCCTCTTTCTCAAAGCCATTTAGGTCAGACTCAGTTACTTCAGAAGGTGAAGAGCGGTGCTTCAGTCCAGACGATAGCACTGTGAAAATGGCCTCTCCCACACAGTCTGGACCTCCCAGTGCAACCCACTCTCCAACTCACTCTCCTCTTCATCAGTCGCCTGTGGAAGAAAAGACCAAGAGCTTCCCAGGACTGGAGCATCAAACACAGGAGGACGTTCATGATTCAGCCACCAAAACAGACGATGAGGATGCGAAGAAAGATCAAGAAGGTAATAATGGAAAACTAGATGCTGACATCCAGAAAGAAAGTCAACATGAGTCAGATGCACCACCATCTGGGGAGAAATCATTTGAAAAAGACTTGCCGGTTACAAAAGTGGAAGAAAAAGATGGTCTCTCCGCTTCCAAAGATGAGATCCAACCGAAACAGGAGACAACTCCTCTTCCCTCTGAGTCAGTCACAAGGAAAGACGAAGTTTCCGTGTTAGTAAAGGAATCTTTACGGGGAGACATTTCTAGTGGCAAGGCTATACTCGGACACAGTGATGAGGAAGACGATGATGACCATCAAGAGAAAGAATCCAAAGTGTGCAGTAAGGCTAAATTCCCAAAGGAGAAGGAGAGTAGCTTCTTAGATGATGACGAcggtgaggatgatgatgatgatacttcTGATGTAAAACCCATAAAACAGGACATGAAAGAGACAGAAAAGCATGACACACATGAGGCTGAAACCACCAAGGAAGATACGAAAAGAACAGAAAAAGTTGGTACACTGAA ATACTTGTGGGCCGAGCTCATCAAGGATAAGTGTGAACCTATGAAAGAAGAGAACCAGAAAGAAATAGAGACTATATTAACTTCTAAAGATGAGCTCAGCTCTTGTATCTCTACCTCTAAAGTGGAGCCAGCCTCAGActccaccacaacacaacaaataGTACAAGACAAAGATACCTTTGTGGCTGAACCCATGAAAGATGAGWCGAAAGAAAAGGATACTTTTGACACTGAACCGATAAGAGAAGATAAAATAGAAAAAGAGCGAGATACCCTTGACAGTGAACCGACGAAAGAAGAGCKcagagagaaagagaagggtgaTACATGCATGGCTGAATACACCCAGGGGAAGAATAAAGAGAAGGATACTTTTTTTGAGATTGAAGTCAGTCAGGAAGAGAAAATGAAGAAGGAGAAAGATGATACTCATGTGGCTGATGTCAGTAAAGAACGGAAGATGGAAAAGGAGCAAGAGAAAGAAGATACTAGTGATTTCAAAGACGTGAAAGATGAGAAAGATAGAGATYAAKGTTATGAACCTGAACCCATCAAAGYKGAGGAGAGAGCAAAAGAAAATGAAACAGCTGACAAAGTCAAAGACGAGAAGAGCAAGGAAGAGACAGAAAAATATGATTCTCATGAGATTGAACCTGCTAACGAGGAGGaagaacacaccaccacacagacaaGAACGGTAGAGAAACTAGAGGTGACGTCTGCGATAAAGCTCGAGTCTACATTTCAGGTTCAGTACTCAGacggagatgaggaggaggaagaggaagatgaatCCATTTGCATGGCTGGTGCAGGCTCAAGACCTTTATCAGTGGAACCTAGACAATCAGAGCACGYCATCATGTCTCAACATCTGCTCTCAACTCAGCCATCAGAGAATGTGCTTAGTGACCAAACGAAGGACCGCCACTCTGAACAGACCACTGGGCCTGCGTCTTCATTACCGAAACGGGAGGCCTCTCCTGAGAAAGACATCAAAGAGCAGCATAAAGAAGGACAACATAGACTCTCCCCTGAACTAGAAAAGGACACCAGGACAACTGAGACCACATCAGGACCCCATCTCAGCCAAGAGCCCACCATTGGTTTCCCTACCTTGAAAGAGGATACAGTCTCTGCTAGCTCTACCACCAAAGAAGAACCAGTCTCTGCTATCTCTACCACCAAAGAAGAACCAGTCTCAGACTCCATCACTACAGACAGCCAGGCTATAAGTTCAACACTATCACGCACCGATAGCCAGGCTATAAGTTCAACACWATCAAGKTCWGACAACCAGGCT CCAGACTATAATTCAACACTATCAAGCGTTGACAGCCAGGCTATAAGTTCAACACTATCAAGCTCTGACAGCCAGGCAGTAGGTTCAACACTATCAAGCGTTGACAGCCAGGCTGTAAGTTCCACTCTCTCGAGCACCGATAGCCAGGCAGGTGTGGAGGAATCCACCCAGCATGAAACACTGCTGCCTTCTATGACAACAAGCAAAGAAGCATCTAATACGGATGAAAAGACGAAGCATGTTTctcaagaaggagaggagaaaccaggcAAGGAAGCTGAGAGGGAATTAGAAACAGAGCGGGAAGTTGCTTCCCCGGGACACACACAACCTTGTTCATATTTTCTCTTGGATAAAGATTCTGCGAAGTTTCCGGAGGAAGTGGGCCACATCGATGCTACAAAAGCAGACAGCGCCTCTGAAAAAGTGGAAGGTTTTGACACAATGAGAACAGAGAAGGAGGCGATCAGTGTGAGCTTGCAAGAAGAAAATCAGGGCTTTTCTAAGTATGAACCCTATGAAAAGCCCATTTCGAAAGASCAGGCATCAGACAATAAAGAAGACCGTGCGGTTTCTAGAGAGTTTGATCGGTCGGCACATATTGGCATTGATGATAATAGGAGAACTAGGCAGGCAGACGCTGGTGCAGCTGCATTCGACTCAGAGGACGAGGAAAAAGAGGAACCGCTGTCATTCAGCAGCGTTGATTACACTCCCCCACGTttcacagagagcgagagaagcccCAGTTGTAGCTCAAGTGCCTTCCCTGAACACAATGACAAAGAGAAAGGTCAAGAAGAAGAGAGTGATAGGAAGGAGGGACATGCTACACCACACGTGGAAAACAGCTTTGCATATTCAGAGACTCAAGACAACAAAASCACCCCAGCAGAGCCATGCTCATTACCTTTCAATCTCAAAGAAGATAAACCTGAAAAAGTTGAGAAAGATGAAATGAAGGACGATGCCTGGTCGGCCCCTCAAACATCTACAGGAGAGACGGACAAGACTGGAGCATCTCCTAGTATAGAGGAGTATCTGCCAGTCCAGTCAGGCAGAAAGGAAACAGCCTCTCTGTCATGGGGCCAATCCAACCTTGGTGCCCAAGCCTCAGCTACTGCCATGCCTTTTGAAGACGTCCCTGAGAAGCAGACAACAGAGAAGGAAAAAGATGAGCCAGTGAAAGACAAGTTGGATTCATCTGATAGTGAGCGAGGAGACTCTCCCTCTGGTCGCTACTCACCAGCGGAGAAAGACATGTTACCTCATCAAGTTTTGCCTAAGGAAAAGGAAAATCAGGCTACTGCTGCCCCCCTGGCCGCATATTCAGGACATCTCATAGACGATAATGTTCTTGCATCTGAGAACACTCAAATTGGCAGCTCTATCACCAGTAAATCTACAATGGGCTATTCTGAAAGAGAAGACACTTCGGACAGTGTATATAAGAGGCTACTGGTGGTAGGAGAGGAttatgatgatgacgatgatgatgatgatgaagatgttgatgaagatgaGGACGGTGAAGATgcggaggaagaagaagaagaagccagtGATCTAGATGTGGAGAAGGGTGCGAGAGAGCAGTCTGAAAAAGAAATCTGTAAAACTACATCGGATGATACCACACCTTATAAACTTCTTGTTACAGAAGAAGAGGACAAGAAGGCCATCTCACCCGAACCCAGCCTCCTCAAAAAGGAGGAACCTACCCATTCAATGACCACAAGCAGCCCTCCACTGGTAGATACTYCAGATTCCCTTTTGAAGAATGTAGTTGGTGCTTCGCCACTCCAGTCTGGCAGTTCCACTGCGATGCAACAAACAGGTTCTGGAGGATATCCTTCTGAATCCTCAGAGTATTCCGAGGACAGCCAGCTGGGGTTAAAGGAGGAGAGGTTTGACAGTCCTGACCTATCTCTGCCCACCAAGTCCAGTGAAGATAAACATTACAGTCAGGGAGACATTGAAGCTGAGAGGCAGAGAAGCCCAGATACCGCTAGTCGAAAACCAGAGGAAGCTCCTTCATCTTACCTCCCATCTGCCTCAGCTTCTCTATCAACCAGCCACCAGTTTCGAGAGGAGGTACAGACTCCCGTCACAGTGTCTAGTGCCCCCTACAGGACAGATTCTGAGGTTGCTTCCGTGGAGTATTCTTCATTCAAAGATGAAGACTCCTCAGTCAAGCACTCAATCCTCTCAACCTCAGGGGTAATACTAAAAGAGGAGTACCTAGAAGCCTCTGAAAAGCTTACCtcaacaactacaactacattCAGTCTGACACAAGTCTCTCCAGTCTTACCTACTCCAGCCAAAGACACTATTCAACAAGACACATCGTCAAGCCCTAAAATGGACAAGGGTCAGACCTCTGATACCTTTCATAAACTTGAGGGCATTGTTGAAACCAAAACCATGTCTGCTGGGGCTTCAGAACCATTAAGTTCCCAGCTGTCCAAACCTGCTGAAACCATATCCACTTCGAGGGCTCTCTTTGATGTTTCCCCATTGCAAAGAGCTGACTCTCCCGACAGAGAATCKCAGAGCTCACTGGGCAGCAAAGAGTCCTACACTTATGAAATGGAGGACAGTACTCTTCCATGCCGCATTGAATGCCAGAAATCTTCAGTGACAGAGCCAAAAGAAGGCATGCTGTCCATGACTGAGACACACATGGTCACCATCGTCTCCAGTACAACCACAACAGTGACCCAATCTGATGTGGTGACAAAACCACAGGAGTCAACTGAAGCCTCTTCCAATGGGCCTACTGAGGTTAGCACAAGTGCCCAAGAAGTCTTCAGTGGAGCAAGCAAAGCCTCTTGTGCCACAATGTCAGATCTACCTAAATCTGATCTGCTTAAATCTGATCAGAAAATggaggaagaagaaaaagagacaaagaaagagaaagataagATGGTAataaaagaggaggagaagaaggagagcaaAGTGGAGACCCTAAAGGAGGACAAGGAAATGCCAGAGCAAAAGGATAAGAAGAAAGAGATGGATGAGAAGAAAGATATGGATGAGAAGAAAGAGATGGCTGGAGAGAAGGAAAAGGTAGAGGAAAAGCAATTGGAGAAAGacgggaaggaggaggagaagaaagatcAGACTGATGAGGAGAgtgaaaaagagaaggagaggaaagagggagagaaagagaaagtagaGGATAAAAAAgcagagaaacaggaagagaagaTGTCCGAAAGGAGAAAGAGTAGCTTATCTGACTGGGAATTCCTACAAGGGCCGGGCGCATGCCCAAGCGCCCCTCCAGGATATGAAGAcgacagggaagaggaggaggaggaagcgtACAAAACggaagaagcagaagaagcagAGGAAGAATATGGTCAAGAAGAATGCGTAGCTCCAGGCCAGCCCACCCCTCTGTCCACAGCAGAACATGCCCARCATACAAAGGCATCTGCCAAAACAGATGGAGAATCCAGTCGTCCCACTGACCTGCATATGGAGGCTACCTCCTCGTCCCCCCCTAGCTACTCCTCATGTGAATACAAACACCGCAAAGGAGAAATCTCCCCATCCTTCATCAACCCCAGTCCACACGCCCTCTCCAGCGATGACGGCGAAGAGGACAAAGGGAGCGACCACTCTCTTGAGGGGGATGAAGACGACCGCGAACAACACTCGGTCAAGAGGAGGTCTCACAAGCAGAAGCGACATCTCACTCAATGTGGAGCTACTGGAGCAGGGGAGGGGTCGCAACCAGTTTCCATGCCTCCTGGTGGCATGGCAACTGGACTRGGYGTGGTGCTAGCTGGAGAGGAGACGCCTCCCACATCAGTGAGCGACTCGTTAGCGTCGCAGTCTGACTCAGACGTACCTCCAGAGACCGAGGAGTGCCCGTCAATTACAGCAGAGGGAAACCTGGACTCGGACGAAGATGCAGAACACCTGCCGGTGGATAAACTATCAGCCTCCGCCACCGGAGGGGGCCATCAACCCCCCTCGCCCAGATCAGCTGCGAAGGCCCACGACCCCCTACCTGCCCCTATGAAGGACCCCCTCCCACATCCGCCACACCCTGACGTGTGCATGGTGGACCCAGAGACCCTCCCTAATGACCAAAGCAGCACTGAGAAACTTCTCAAGAAGGATCACAAGACCACCAAGAGCCTACGGAAGGGCCTGGGCAAGCCTAAGTCTGCGTCCCCAGCCCGGAAGGGGAAGAGGTCCACCACCCCTGTGAAGCAGACCTCCAAGGACTCCTCGCCTCGATCGGCSTCTRTGAGAAGGAGGGACACGGAAAGGAGCTCCAGGCTGACGCAGAAGTCCGAGGGCCTGGGATCCAAGGGTGACCTACACGCTCCAGGGAAAGGCCTGGTGAACGGCGTCAAGAGCAATttgg